From the genome of Solanum dulcamara chromosome 12, daSolDulc1.2, whole genome shotgun sequence:
TAATACCTGATTAACATCTTCATATTTGCTACTCGtttttatcatcattatcaactACCATCATTGCAACTGCATTGTCCGTTTGACCGAGTAGACTACTCAAAGATCTAGCTTTCACCATTCCAagcttcttcatcttcttcttcgtcGTTAGCGACTTTTTCTTGTTGTTTTCTTCATCATCAACAACACCATAATATTCATTATCATTTGGCAaagatttctctttttttccttctcctttcttcttcttattattcaTCGAGTTTCGAACTGTGCTGTTTATGCTTCTAAGTCTTCCTTTACCCAAATGATGCTCACACAATGAATATCCCACAAGGGTTTGTTGACAacatctccatcctcttccATTAACACGACTACACCTTGATCCCTCTAGGATAACACTTCCTCTTTTGTTCTTCTTGTTTACATGATGATCAACTTTATGATcactattaatattaataattccTCGATAATGTTCTTCGTGTTCTTGCTCCTCCCCGTTAACATTTTCTTGCGGGCATTTCTTGTTTGTCTTTGATTTCATCGTGTTAATATTgcttgtgttgttgttgtggtggtaGCTGTCTCTTGATCTCTTTTTCAATGGAATTACCTTATGAACTTCTTCACACCATCTACCATCTATTATATATGTGCATGTACACATTCAATATTATAGCATATgataaaagaagaataataaatatatatatatatatatactacaacATTGAATATATGAATCTTAATTTTGTTTATGTTgttggattctccaaaaatattattgcacCTATCTTAACTTTTTATTTGTACTTTCGGAGGCCTCGATCCATACCTAACGATATTTTTTGGAGAGTCTACCAAGCAACATAGGATTTTGGGATATATGAATCTTGATTTTATCTATGTGGCTAGAATCTTTAAAAATACCGTTGCACCCATGTCGAAAATCTTCCAAAATATACTATTACAAgcaatatttttttgaagagtCAGAACAACGACATGAGATTTTAGGGTGATTAAGTTATGAAAAATTACCTTGATCAGAAGAAGATGATGGATGAGGAAGCAAAGAACCTAGCTGTGGTGTACTCAAAAAGCTTAATTTTTTCCTGAAGAAGCAAGAacaagaagaatttttttttgttaattcccaaaatatatataaaatataaagatGCACAGTGCAACATTCAGAATTTTCCCGTGTgatatgttataaaatataaatggggaccattatagggtaaaaaaattaactttttttttttaaaaaaaatggattAAGATGAGATGAGGAATTGAATCATTGGATGAGAATTAAAACCTAAACAGTATTTTTCTAATTACAGTAATATTATTTCTTGTTTCtcctactactattattattattattattattattattattattattattattattattattattattattcaccCTTTTTTTCACTAAGTAAATAGAAGAATTCATGAacaaacttttctttttatGCATCAATATTCTTACTTGTTATCATTATCAATACTACTACCATTCTCTCTCCATAATTTCCCATCTTCACCTTCACCTTCACTTTCCACATCctacaaattaaattaaatcaattagcaccaaaaaaaattcataatattaTACATACATCTTGCTTTtttaagttgaagatttatgagAAATAATAATAACGTCTGCGTGTTTTTGGTTGTTATTGTAGTATCATGAgtgcaataataataataataatgaaactgattattaattaaatttaactAACCTTTTGTTCCAGTTTTGCtggattattgttgttgttaccaCCAAAGACAACCCACCTGTTGTTGGTTGGTTTGCTTCCGGTGACGGTCGCCGGTTGATCAGACGGCTGTGAAAGGCTTAGATTTGGAAGATCAGACGGTAGAGATTCGTTGTTGGTGTTTAGTTGCACCACAACTGAATTACTGAGTTGGGGATCTGGAGGAGGAGGAAAACGTTTCCTTATTCTCAttattactaaaaaaaaaaaaaaaaaaaaaaaaattagctcTATAACtttctactatatatatatatatatatgtgtgtttatttattttttgatgaaaacaAAAAAGGGTTTTTagggattattttttttaaaaaaaaaagaattttcaagGGTTGatcttgaaagaaaaaattgagaagaaTTTTGTGTTTCTCTCTCTTAAAGTTGGggtttttctctctctaactTTTATTTGTTGCACCACACAAACATATACACTACATGAGACCACTAGgatataaagaaagaaaaagagaaggagAGATATGGTATGAGAAGTGGCACGCGACAAATAACATATTCAGGTCGGTTGAACATGTTTCgttgaaaaattatatatataaatatgttttattaaaaaaaattatatgaaatatataaaattataaaattatttttcttacgtatgtattaaattttaaatattttcatgaaatttctAATTTTGACGAGTGGTGGTACATAGATGGTGAGTAGTGGCACGTGTGAAGATGTTTTTATGGTTTTACACTTTTGTTTTAGgggaaatagagaaaataaagaaattgtgGGTCCAAATATGCACCAATGTATAAAGATGCTTTGCTCATGAAAACCAAAGATAAGCAATCTAACCAATTAGATTATTGAATTTAAATACTATTCCCTTCTTAGTCGATAATCAAAAATTGTTTTTTCAATGTTTGCCGCAAATATATTGGAGTTTGATTAATCTAAATTCATATGCTACAAGGCTTATTTCTGatctctataaaaaaaaatcattctcaAAAAATGTAAAACTTTTAGTTAAGAATGAAAATACTACAACCATCGCATCATAGctcatattgatatatataataACGTTGGGCAATTATTAATTAAGTGATGGGTATTTAGAACTTGTTAGACTTTATATAGATATAGAAAATTAGAGTGAGGAACAGAAGGAGATGACATAATGCATTAAGAAGATGAAGGCTTATGACATATTGGATTTCCAGtttcttcttattatatatCATTTCTTTTGAAACCAAACTACCACTCATGCATAttacctcatatatatataactgatTTCCTTTTGTTTAAGGTCTAGCAACcttaatatataatttggatcctttctttttcttggaTGAAAAAACTGGCAAGTCATATTGATTTCAAGATTAAACGAAATTTAGCCACTTTTTaatgcaaaaataatatttggttAAGAATATCCCTATATTAAAAGGAGTTTAACTTTGGTGCACAGTGTCGAGATTTTTTCACCATCAGGTAACTTAAAAAGATAATTACCATAATTTTTTCAAGTAATAATTACaccttttcaaaaaaattataattattagtaGAAAAACATCAAAGGTAATTTGAATCCTAATTATAGTGTAATCCAAATTCCTTCCTAGTTTCTAGACTATTTCCTTTTTTAGTCCACCACTTTCTCTCTTTATTATCATGGCAGCGACGAAGCACAGTACTGCGattcttctcttttctattttttatttcttttgtttttcttaaattatttcatttttcttccattttttaatttcaaaagaCCTTAATTCATGAGATTCacatttataataattataatataatgtgtAACCAGGAAGAAGATTTGAGAAAGATGGAAGATAAAGGGAATTATCCGGAAAAAAATTTGTGTTCTATGAGAAATACAACaatgaaaaaatgaaattgaCACTTCAAAAGACACTTGAGTTTcatgaaaaaatattaataaattcttGGTATTTAATCCTGAGGAAGGCAGAGGTGAAACAGAGAGAcggagaagaaaaataaaaaatatcagtctttatttattttacaaaaaaataaaactaaataataattactaaaaatatatttagtaaCCTACAATAGCAAATCAATATTACCTGATGGTGTAAGAAAATAATACACGTCAGTACACCAAAGGTAAACTCTATTAAAAAAGCGCAAGGACccatttctttaatttattaaaagagCGCAAAGATCTGTAACTTGTTTGagttcttatatttatttatttatttgaattcCAGCACATATGCTAGAATTTAACTTCTAAAAGTTTAAACTCCATTATAATATGTTGAAATTCACGTACAATGAGTCTTTGAACTTCACTGTGTTGGAGTTTTTACATGCAAAAGTTTTAAATTCAACATATTATGTTGCATTTTTGTGTTTTAAgtatgtatatttttatttaaatttatatttgtataaatttaattattttttaattacctTACAAACTCTAATTAGTTTTCAATTACCGTCTGAAAAATGGCCAtcgttttttttaaaaaaaaatgttgacAAAAGAGTCCAATTAAGAAAGTATGGGCTTAGCCCGTTTTATATGGCCTGCCAACTTTGCATGAACATCTGAAAAAATCATGCATAAGAAAAAAGATACTGTCCCCATTCCAAAAAAAGTTAAATTTCAAGCTATTTCTTATTAGTTTTTTCTTGTTGTTTAATAGTTAACGaagttgatatatatatatatatatatatattattaaatattatattttaaatcctGATTAAGACCAAAAAGAAAAGCCAAACAGTTTTTCCTGATCTCTCTAGGTTTTCGTGGATATAGTTAGATAATATTTGTACTATTGGAGATGATAAGTATCTGATGGAATAATCAAGGTGCATGTAAGTAGATATAGACAATATTTTTATTCGGAAAAGAGAAGAAGGTATTTTGATCGTTTAGTTAGAATAATGCAGTTATTAGTAATAGATGAATTAGTTATAAAGAATCTCttaagttattcatgtattgaTTATGAAATACCACATAAAGACTCATAACTTATACTATACATGTTGCTTATGATCTTTCTAATGGGCTTTTTACTTGACACAAAAAGTAAAATTTCGTGTTGAGCCCAACAAACAATAAAGCCCAAATTCAGGACCTAAGAAGTCCAACTTGACTCCACCTCTACTCTACTTCTTCAGCCCAACTTTTCTAGCCCAATACCATCGCATGTGCTAAGTTTGCTTTTGAACATGTGATATAGAATTAGATTGATATGAAGTTGATCTGTTTGAACATACAATTCAGATTTcttaagttgtattttttttttcatcaaCATGAAAACCCCATACGTTGGGAAAACTATCACAATTTCTCTAATTCTTACACAATCTTACCAAATGAACAAACcatttttcataaataagatattgAAATATCCAATGCTCCATATTGATAAATCGCAATCTCcatgtttttatatataaaaaatgataaacGTATGTGATTACAACTTttaaatacatataattttataaagatatACTAGTCAACATTAGTAACTAGTTATTCTTTAGTATAATCATTTCACATGGTACGCACAATCTCTTCATTGCGAGCATTAgtattttttgcaaaatttaaaataataaacttctttaacaaaatataaacttattggtcaagttttatatatatttttttaaaaaaaataatatagaaatCACGATTTCAAACTCCAAATCATACTTTTTAGAGAATTTGAGATTTAAAAACATGATTTCAAATTACATGTACAAATACTGATTTAAGATCATGACTCCATATCTCATTTCCAAATGAAATTTAGTATTGGAGTTTGTATAAGGAATTGTAGAATGGGATTTCATAATTCCCTTTTGGTGCCTTGGATCATTATCTTGTGCAAAGGCTGATTAATTATAAACCATCaataatgtccattttcttctTGTGTTTTGGGCTTATTTGTCCCTATTCTAATGATGAATTTTATCCTAGcatgaaataatatttatatattatctcAAAAAATTCTAAAGTGAAAATGACTTTTTAATTTGactcagaaaaaaaaaacttcatgaTTAAGTAGACCACACGAGGAAAGGAGTAAACTTAAAGCAAAAAATGGTCAAACATTTCTCATCATTGCCactatttaaataaaaataaaaataaaaataaaaataaaaataaaaatgattattcTCAATTAAATATCAGAAGTTGTTTTCAATCATGCACCCACAATCGAAATGATTATAGGGTTTTTTCTCATGCATCAATTATAACAAGAATTGATCATGTAGGTAGGCCATGTTTGttaatttgtttgatcaatattatgtaaaattatAGTCCACTTGAAATCTTGAAAATTACTTGTTTGTTTTTTGggattgattgaatgatgacCATTTAAATTTACAATCAACTTACTACTATTAGGGGTGGTTTGGTTACTGATTTCAGGGAATTATCTCactataaaatttgaattatatatagGTTAATCTGATGCACTAAAGCCCCCGTTATGCATGTGATTTATAGAAAGACCAGAAGGTGAAAGAATCTATTGTACGCGAATTTATTCTGCGGGCTTGAATCCGTGACCTCCTAATTTCATGACAATAACTTTACTTGCTACCGTCTTACCaccaaaaagggaaaaaaaatataccataattatAAAAACTATCTATCTTgattatgatataaaattatataagataATCTAAACTTTGAACCAAACAATCCCTAAAGATAGTCTTCGAAGTTCTTAGAATAAATAAGTGCCTtttgttttctctctttttaagTTCAATGGTGGGACTTCTTGAAGGGAAAATGTCAGTAGCAATAATAAAGAGTCAAAGACACTTATTACTAAGAGGTGtcatttcatatcatttcaaaaaaaaacttttatatttatgtatacgctatatatatatatatatatatgtatgcataaagtaaattataatatatcacCATTGCTTGAAACAATGTTATaacataaataataacatatctAGTATCCAAGTGTTGGTGTTGTATAAATCCTAAGGAAGAGACTATACATCATGTGTTCCTAACATCAGAAACTGCTAAAAGGA
Proteins encoded in this window:
- the LOC129876391 gene encoding uncharacterized protein LOC129876391, which encodes MRIRKRFPPPPDPQLSNSVVVQLNTNNESLPSDLPNLSLSQPSDQPATVTGSKPTNNRWVVFGGNNNNNPAKLEQKDVESEGEGEDGKLWRENGSSIDNDNKKKLSFLSTPQLGSLLPHPSSSSDQDGRWCEEVHKVIPLKKRSRDSYHHNNNTSNINTMKSKTNKKCPQENVNGEEQEHEEHYRGIININSDHKVDHHVNKKNKRGSVILEGSRCSRVNGRGWRCCQQTLVGYSLCEHHLGKGRLRSINSTVRNSMNNKKKKGEGKKEKSLPNDNEYYGVVDDEENNKKKSLTTKKKMKKLGMVKARSLSSLLGQTDNAVAMMVVDNDDKNE